The following are from one region of the Sorghum bicolor cultivar BTx623 chromosome 2, Sorghum_bicolor_NCBIv3, whole genome shotgun sequence genome:
- the LOC8055995 gene encoding AP2-like ethylene-responsive transcription factor At1g16060, translating into MAKPRKNSAAANNNNSSSNGAGDLTPRAKPKRTRKSVPRESPTQRSSVYRGVTRHRWTGRFEAHLWDKNSWNESQNKKGKQVYLGAYDDEEAAARAYDLAALKYWGPDTILNFPASAYEGEMKGMEGQSREEYIGSLRRKSSGFSRGVSKYRGVARHHHNGRWEARIGRVFGNKYLYLGTYATQEEAAMAYDMAAIEYRGLNAVTNFDLSRYIKWLRPGAGGMAAAAAAAQNPHPMLGGLAQQLLLPPPADTTTTDGAGAAAFQHDHHGAEAFPLPPRTSLGHTPTTSALSLLLQSPKFKEMIQRTESGTTTTTTTTSSLSSSPPPTPSPSPPRRSPAPTQPPVQAAARDASPHQRGFPEDVQTFFGCEDTAGIDVEALFFGDLAAYATPAFHFEMDL; encoded by the exons ATGGCGAAGCCTCGCaagaacagcgccgccgccaacaacaacaacagcagcagcaacggcGCCGGCGACCTGACGCCGCGCGCGAAGCCGAAGCGCACGCGGAAGAGCGTGCCCCGGGAGTCCCCCACGCAGCGCAGCTCCGTCTACCGCGGCGTCACACG GCACCGGTGGACGGGGAGGTTCGAGGCTCACCTGTGGGACAAGAACAGCTGGAACGAGTCCCAGAACAAGAAGGGCAAGCAAG TTTACCTCG GCGcgtacgacgacgaggaggcagcGGCGCGGGCGTATGACTTGGCGGCATTGAAGTACTGGGGCCCCGACACCATCCTCAACTTCCCG GCGTCTGCATATGAAGGAGAGATGAAAGGAATGGAGGGCCAGTCCAGGGAAGAGTATATTGGATCCTTGAGGAG GAAAAGCAGTGGGTTCTCCAGAGGTGTCTCCAAATACCGAGGTGTCGCGAG ACATCACCACAACGGGAGATGGGAGGCGAGGATCGGTCGTGTTTTCGGAAACAAGTATCTCTACCTCGGGACTTACG CGACGCAGGAGGAGGCGGCGATGGCGTACGACATGGCGGCGATCGAGTACCGTGGCCTGAACGCCGTCACAAACTTCGACCTCAGCCGCTACATCAAGTGGCTCCGCCCGGGCGCCGGCGGGATggcagccgcggcggcggcggcgcagaaCCCGCACCCGATGCTGGGCGGCCTGgcgcagcagctgctgctgccgccgccggcggacaccaccaccaccgacggcgccggcgccgcggcgTTCCAGCACGACCACCACGGCGCCGAGGCGTTCCCGCTGCCGCCCAGGACGTCGCTGGGCCACACGCCCACGACGTCGGCGCTCAGCCTGCTGCTGCAGTCGCCCAAGTTCAAGGAGATGATCCAGCGGACCGAGAGCGGCACcaccaccactaccaccacgaCATCGTCGTTgtcctcgtcgccgccgcccacgccgtccccgtccccgccgCGGCGGTCGCCAGCGCCGACGCAGCCGCCGGTGCAGGCGGCGGCCAGGGACGCCTCGCCGCACCAGCGCGGCTTCCCCGAGGACGTACAGACATTCTTCGGCTGCGAGGACACCGCGGGCATCGACGTGGAAGCCCTCTTCTTTGGCGACCTCGCCGCGTACGCGACGCCGGCGTTCCACTTCGAGATGGACTTGTAG
- the LOC8055996 gene encoding queuine tRNA-ribosyltransferase catalytic subunit 1, with protein MALRFEILGRFNRARAARLTLPHFTCQTPLFMPVGTQGTIKGLTTDQLEDIGCQIILGNTYHLELRPGSQLIDDLGGLHKFMNWKRALLTDSGGFQMVSLLHLADITEEGVTFQSPVDGKPMLLTPEESIHIQNNIGADIIMALDDVVKTTITGPRIEEAMYRTLRWIDRCIAAHKKPDVQNLFGIVQGGLDPVLRDICVRGLVERNLPGYAIGGLAGGEDKDSFWRVVAQCTAGLPENKPRYVMGVGYPLDIVVCSALGADMYDCVYPTRTARFGTALVPEGVLKLKQNAMATDERPIDPTCSCMVCKKYTRAYLHCLVTKDAMGSQLLSYHNLSFMMRLSRDLHMSILEGRFPQFVRGFLRAQFPKGDIPQWVRNAMEVAGIDISECCASTKCLTPSVQGPPLTVPVDANGAVPN; from the exons ATGGCGCTTCGTTTCGAG ATATTAGGAAGATTCAATCGCGCCCGTGCAGCTCGCTTAACTCTTCCCCACTTTACTTGTCAAACACCACTTTTTATGCCCGTTGGAACTCAAG GTACAATAAAAGGGCTGACCACTGACCAGTTAGAGGATATAGGTTGCCAGATCATACTTGGAAACACCTACCATCTTGAGCTACGTCCAGGGTCTCAACTTATTGATGACTTGGGTGGCCTGCACAAATTTATGAATTGGAAAAGGGCATTGCTGACTGACTCTGGTGGTTTCCAAATG GTTTCGTTGCTGCATTTGGCTGATATTACTGAGGAAGGAGTTACATTTCAG TCACCTGTTGATGGGAAGCCCATGCTCTTGACACCTGAGGAATCTATCCATATTCAG AACAATATTGGAGCTGATATAATCATGGCACTTGATGATGTTGTAAAGACCACAATTACTGGCCCAAGGATAGAAGAAGCTATGTATCGTACCCTTCGTTGGATTGACAGGTGCATAGCTG CTCACAAGAAACCTGATGTCCAGAACTTATTTGGGATTGTGCAAGGAGGATTGGATCCAGTTCTTAG AGATATCTGCGTGAGGGGCTTGGTTGAGCGGAATCTTCCTGG ATATGCAATTGGTGGTCTTGCTGGTGGAGAAGACAAGGATTCATTTTGGCGTGTTGTTGCCCAATGCACCGCTGGATTGCCTGAAAATAAACCACGATATGTTATG GGTGTTGGCTATCCGCTTGATATTGTAGTATGCAGTGCTTTGGGTGCAGACATGTATGACTGTGTTTATCCAACACGGACTGCTCGTTTTGGGACTGCACTTGTGCCAGAG GGTGTCCTGAAGTTGAAACAGAATGCAATGGCGACTGATGAACGGCCAATTGATCCTACCTGTTCTTGCATG GTCTGCAAAAAATATACACGTGCCTACTTACATTGCCTGGTCACAAAAGATGCTATGGGCTCTCAACTGCTGTCATATCATAATTTATCATTTATGATGCGG TTAAGTAGAGACCTCCACATGTCTATTCTTGAAGGACGATTTCCACA ATTCGTGCGAGGATTCTTGAGGGCGCAG TTCCCAAAGGGGGACATTCCGCAGTGGGTTCGTAACGCGATGGAGGTCGCTGGCATCGACATATCCGAGTGCTGTGCTTCCACCAAATGTCTGACACCAAGCGTCCAGGGGCCACCTCTAACTGTTCCGGTTGACGCAAATGGAGCTGTGCCGAATTAA